One window from the genome of Pseudoliparis swirei isolate HS2019 ecotype Mariana Trench chromosome 24, NWPU_hadal_v1, whole genome shotgun sequence encodes:
- the LOC130190059 gene encoding oxysterol-binding protein 1-like isoform X5, which produces MSEPKSPTPSPGDTYKGWLFKWTNYIKGYQRRWFVLSNGLLSYYRTQAEMGHTCRGTINLATANIAVEDSCNFVISNGGAQTYHLKASSEVERQRWITALELAKAKAVHMQAQSDDSGDDCPAVPATSGQGGGCRNLEIQSTLRTLGSKVEDLNTCNDLIVKHGSALQRSLSELEGIRVAGDMGEKMRQVTERATLFRITSNAMINACRDFLSLAQNHSKRWQKALQVERDQRIRLEETLEQLAKQHNHLERAFRGATVLPPSFSNPALAHKDKKGDASDEEDDNEFFDAMEEPAEFITVPADPKYHRRSGSNASGFSSEIGMEDQSVNFDELSLASNPESPQPLELEPVRQRRTRIPDKPNYYLNLWSIMKNCIGKELSKIPMPVNFNEPLSMLQRLSEDLEYYELLDKASKSQSSLEQMCYVAAFTVSSYSTTVHRTGKPFNPLLGETFELDRLKECGYRSLCEQVSHHPPAAAHHASSEKGWTLRQEITLASKFRGKYLSIMPLGSIQCLFEKSNNHYSWKKVTTTVHNIIVGKLWIDQSGEIDVVNHKTGDRCHLKFAPYSYFSRDVPRKVTGVVTDKDGKAHYVLSGTWDEKMEFSRIMQSSKGENGTEGKQRTVYQTLKAKEIWRKNPLPEGAENMYFFSSLALTLNEAEEGVAPTDCRRRPDQRLMEDGRWDEANAAKQRLEEKQRIVRREREREAFKAASTPEEADAVETGTEANEALDETDTEDSHPHTPVASPYGPSLSPYLMEGNEGPYGAQIKSTHPDNYQAMWFEKLDDPVSGETLHVYKGGYWEAKEQGGWDVCPKIF; this is translated from the exons ATGTCAGAGCCGAAGTCTCCTACTCCATCCCCTGGAGACACGTACAAGGGTTGGCTTTTCAAATGGACTAACTACATTAAAGGCTACCAGAGACGCTGGTTTGTTCTGAGCAATGGACTTTTGTCTTACTACAG GACCCAGGCAGAGATGGGTCACACATGCCGAGGCACCATCAACTTGGCCACGGCCAATATTGCTGTGGAGGACTCGTGCAATTTTGTTATTTCCAACGGAGGTGCGCAGACCTACCACTTGAAGGCCAGCTCAGAAGTAGAGCGGCAGCGATGGATCACCGCTCTGGAGCTCGCCAAGGCAAAGGCCGTCCACATGCAGGCTCAATCTG ATGACTCGGGTGATGACTGTCCTGCAGTGCCCGCCACCTCAGGACAGGGGGGAGGCTGCCGCAACTTAGAAATCCAGTCCACACTTCGCACACTCGGCAGCAAGGTGGAGGACCTCAACACCTGCAATGATCTCATTGTCAAGCATGGGTCTGCACTCCAAAG GTCTTTGTCGGAACTGGAGGGGATTCGTGTCGCAGGAGACATGGGGGAAAAGATGAGACAAGTTACAGAGAGAGCCACACTGTTCAGAATCACCTCCAATGCCATGATTAAT GCATGTAGAGACTTCCTCTCCCTGGCCCAGAACCACAGTAAGCGCTGGCAGAAGGCCCTACAGGTTGAGCGAGACCAAAGGATCCGGCTGGAGGAGACTCTGGAGCAGCTGGCCAAACAGCACAATCACTTGGAAAGAGCGTTCAGAGGAGCCACAGTTCTCCCCCCCTCATTCAGCAATCCCGCCTTAGCTCACAAAG ACAAAAAAGGCGATGCCAGTGACGAGGAAGATGACAATGAGTTCTTCGATGCGATGGAAGAGCCAGCAGAGTTTATCACCGTCCCTGCCGACCCCAAGTATCACAG GAGATCTGGCAGCAACGCCAGTGGGTTCAGCAGTGAGATTGGCATGGAAGATCAGTCCGTAAAT TTTGATGAACTGTCTTTGGCATCCAACCCAGAGTCGCCGCAGCCCCTTGAGCTAGAGCCCGTTCGACAGAGGCGGACTCGTATCCCCGACAAGCCCAACTATTACCTCAATCTGTGGAGCATCATGAAGAATTGTATTGGAAAGGAGCTCTCAAAGATACCAATGCCT GTGAATTTCAATGAGCCCCTCTCAATGCTGCAACGTCTTTCTGAAGACCTGGAGTACTACGAGCTGCTGGATAAGGCTTCTAAAAGTCAGAGCTCTCTGGAGCAGATGTGTTATGTAGCTGCTTTCACCGTCTCCTCCTACTCCACCACTGTCCACCGCACGGGGAAACCCTTCAATCCTCTGCTGGGAGAAACGTTTGAGCTCGATAGGCTAAAAGAATGTGGCTACCGCTCCCTCTGTGAACAG GTGAGTCACCACccacctgctgctgctcaccATGCCAGCTCTGAAAAGGGCTGGACCCTCAGACAAGAGATTACCCTGGCCAGCAAGTTTAGAGGAAAATATCTCTCCATCATgcctttgg gtTCTATCCAGTGTTTATTTGAAAAGAGCAACAATCACTACTCTTGGAAGAAAGTGACGACAACTGTACACAACATCATTGTTGGAAAGTTATGGATTGACCAG tCAGGGGAGATCGATGTGGTGAACCACAAGACAGGAGATCGCTGCCACCTTAAGTTTGCTCCCTATAGTTACTTCTCCAGAGATGTACCAAGAAAG GTAACGGGAGTCGTAACCGATAAGGATGGGAAGGCCCATTACGTGCTTTCAGGAACCTGGGATGAGAAGATGGAGTTTTCCAGGATAATGCAGAGCAGTAAAGGCGAGAACGGCACCGAAGGCAAACAGAGGACCGTCTATCAGACCCTCAAAGCCAAAGAAATCTGGAGAAAGAACCCCTTACC CGAGGGAGCGGAGAACATGTACTTCTTCTCCTCGCTGGCCTTGACGCTCAATGAGGCTGAAGAGGGGGTGGCGCCGACGGACTGCCGACGGCGCCCTGACCAGAGGTTGATGGAGGACGGCCGTTGGGACGAGGCGAACGCAGCGAAACAGCGGCTCGAAGAGAAACAGCGCATCGTCCGccgagaaagggagagggaggcttTCAAAGCAGCCAGCACGCCGGAGGAAg CTGATGCAGTGGAGACTGGCACAGAAGCAAATGAGGCTTTGGATGAAA CTGACACAGAGGACTCTCATCCCCATACACCTGTTGCAT CCCCTTATGGACCATCACTCTCCCCATATCTAA TGGAAGGCAATGAAGGTCCTTATGGAGCTCAAATAAAAA GCACCCATCCAGACAACTACCAAGCGATGTGGTTTGAGAAGTTGGACGACCCCGTGTCCGGAGAGACCTTGCACGTCTACAAGGGCGGTTACTGGGAGGCGAAGGAACAAGGCGGCTGGGACGTGTGCCCTAAAATCTTCTGA
- the LOC130190059 gene encoding oxysterol-binding protein 1-like isoform X8: MSEPKSPTPSPGDTYKGWLFKWTNYIKGYQRRWFVLSNGLLSYYRTQAEMGHTCRGTINLATANIAVEDSCNFVISNGGAQTYHLKASSEVERQRWITALELAKAKAVHMQAQSDDSGDDCPAVPATSGQGGGCRNLEIQSTLRTLGSKVEDLNTCNDLIVKHGSALQRSLSELEGIRVAGDMGEKMRQVTERATLFRITSNAMINACRDFLSLAQNHSKRWQKALQVERDQRIRLEETLEQLAKQHNHLERAFRGATVLPPSFSNPALAHKDKKGDASDEEDDNEFFDAMEEPAEFITVPADPKYHRRSGSNASGFSSEIGMEDQSVNFDELSLASNPESPQPLELEPVRQRRTRIPDKPNYYLNLWSIMKNCIGKELSKIPMPVNFNEPLSMLQRLSEDLEYYELLDKASKSQSSLEQMCYVAAFTVSSYSTTVHRTGKPFNPLLGETFELDRLKECGYRSLCEQVSHHPPAAAHHASSEKGWTLRQEITLASKFRGKYLSIMPLGSIQCLFEKSNNHYSWKKVTTTVHNIIVGKLWIDQSGEIDVVNHKTGDRCHLKFAPYSYFSRDVPRKVTGVVTDKDGKAHYVLSGTWDEKMEFSRIMQSSKGENGTEGKQRTVYQTLKAKEIWRKNPLPEGAENMYFFSSLALTLNEAEEGVAPTDCRRRPDQRLMEDGRWDEANAAKQRLEEKQRIVRREREREAFKAASTPEEADAVETGTEANEALDETPYGPSLSPYLMEGNEGPYGAQIKSTHPDNYQAMWFEKLDDPVSGETLHVYKGGYWEAKEQGGWDVCPKIF, translated from the exons ATGTCAGAGCCGAAGTCTCCTACTCCATCCCCTGGAGACACGTACAAGGGTTGGCTTTTCAAATGGACTAACTACATTAAAGGCTACCAGAGACGCTGGTTTGTTCTGAGCAATGGACTTTTGTCTTACTACAG GACCCAGGCAGAGATGGGTCACACATGCCGAGGCACCATCAACTTGGCCACGGCCAATATTGCTGTGGAGGACTCGTGCAATTTTGTTATTTCCAACGGAGGTGCGCAGACCTACCACTTGAAGGCCAGCTCAGAAGTAGAGCGGCAGCGATGGATCACCGCTCTGGAGCTCGCCAAGGCAAAGGCCGTCCACATGCAGGCTCAATCTG ATGACTCGGGTGATGACTGTCCTGCAGTGCCCGCCACCTCAGGACAGGGGGGAGGCTGCCGCAACTTAGAAATCCAGTCCACACTTCGCACACTCGGCAGCAAGGTGGAGGACCTCAACACCTGCAATGATCTCATTGTCAAGCATGGGTCTGCACTCCAAAG GTCTTTGTCGGAACTGGAGGGGATTCGTGTCGCAGGAGACATGGGGGAAAAGATGAGACAAGTTACAGAGAGAGCCACACTGTTCAGAATCACCTCCAATGCCATGATTAAT GCATGTAGAGACTTCCTCTCCCTGGCCCAGAACCACAGTAAGCGCTGGCAGAAGGCCCTACAGGTTGAGCGAGACCAAAGGATCCGGCTGGAGGAGACTCTGGAGCAGCTGGCCAAACAGCACAATCACTTGGAAAGAGCGTTCAGAGGAGCCACAGTTCTCCCCCCCTCATTCAGCAATCCCGCCTTAGCTCACAAAG ACAAAAAAGGCGATGCCAGTGACGAGGAAGATGACAATGAGTTCTTCGATGCGATGGAAGAGCCAGCAGAGTTTATCACCGTCCCTGCCGACCCCAAGTATCACAG GAGATCTGGCAGCAACGCCAGTGGGTTCAGCAGTGAGATTGGCATGGAAGATCAGTCCGTAAAT TTTGATGAACTGTCTTTGGCATCCAACCCAGAGTCGCCGCAGCCCCTTGAGCTAGAGCCCGTTCGACAGAGGCGGACTCGTATCCCCGACAAGCCCAACTATTACCTCAATCTGTGGAGCATCATGAAGAATTGTATTGGAAAGGAGCTCTCAAAGATACCAATGCCT GTGAATTTCAATGAGCCCCTCTCAATGCTGCAACGTCTTTCTGAAGACCTGGAGTACTACGAGCTGCTGGATAAGGCTTCTAAAAGTCAGAGCTCTCTGGAGCAGATGTGTTATGTAGCTGCTTTCACCGTCTCCTCCTACTCCACCACTGTCCACCGCACGGGGAAACCCTTCAATCCTCTGCTGGGAGAAACGTTTGAGCTCGATAGGCTAAAAGAATGTGGCTACCGCTCCCTCTGTGAACAG GTGAGTCACCACccacctgctgctgctcaccATGCCAGCTCTGAAAAGGGCTGGACCCTCAGACAAGAGATTACCCTGGCCAGCAAGTTTAGAGGAAAATATCTCTCCATCATgcctttgg gtTCTATCCAGTGTTTATTTGAAAAGAGCAACAATCACTACTCTTGGAAGAAAGTGACGACAACTGTACACAACATCATTGTTGGAAAGTTATGGATTGACCAG tCAGGGGAGATCGATGTGGTGAACCACAAGACAGGAGATCGCTGCCACCTTAAGTTTGCTCCCTATAGTTACTTCTCCAGAGATGTACCAAGAAAG GTAACGGGAGTCGTAACCGATAAGGATGGGAAGGCCCATTACGTGCTTTCAGGAACCTGGGATGAGAAGATGGAGTTTTCCAGGATAATGCAGAGCAGTAAAGGCGAGAACGGCACCGAAGGCAAACAGAGGACCGTCTATCAGACCCTCAAAGCCAAAGAAATCTGGAGAAAGAACCCCTTACC CGAGGGAGCGGAGAACATGTACTTCTTCTCCTCGCTGGCCTTGACGCTCAATGAGGCTGAAGAGGGGGTGGCGCCGACGGACTGCCGACGGCGCCCTGACCAGAGGTTGATGGAGGACGGCCGTTGGGACGAGGCGAACGCAGCGAAACAGCGGCTCGAAGAGAAACAGCGCATCGTCCGccgagaaagggagagggaggcttTCAAAGCAGCCAGCACGCCGGAGGAAg CTGATGCAGTGGAGACTGGCACAGAAGCAAATGAGGCTTTGGATGAAA CCCCTTATGGACCATCACTCTCCCCATATCTAA TGGAAGGCAATGAAGGTCCTTATGGAGCTCAAATAAAAA GCACCCATCCAGACAACTACCAAGCGATGTGGTTTGAGAAGTTGGACGACCCCGTGTCCGGAGAGACCTTGCACGTCTACAAGGGCGGTTACTGGGAGGCGAAGGAACAAGGCGGCTGGGACGTGTGCCCTAAAATCTTCTGA
- the LOC130190059 gene encoding oxysterol-binding protein 1-like isoform X9, with translation MSEPKSPTPSPGDTYKGWLFKWTNYIKGYQRRWFVLSNGLLSYYRTQAEMGHTCRGTINLATANIAVEDSCNFVISNGGAQTYHLKASSEVERQRWITALELAKAKAVHMQAQSDDSGDDCPAVPATSGQGGGCRNLEIQSTLRTLGSKVEDLNTCNDLIVKHGSALQRSLSELEGIRVAGDMGEKMRQVTERATLFRITSNAMINACRDFLSLAQNHSKRWQKALQVERDQRIRLEETLEQLAKQHNHLERAFRGATVLPPSFSNPALAHKDKKGDASDEEDDNEFFDAMEEPAEFITVPADPKYHRRSGSNASGFSSEIGMEDQSVNFDELSLASNPESPQPLELEPVRQRRTRIPDKPNYYLNLWSIMKNCIGKELSKIPMPVNFNEPLSMLQRLSEDLEYYELLDKASKSQSSLEQMCYVAAFTVSSYSTTVHRTGKPFNPLLGETFELDRLKECGYRSLCEQVSHHPPAAAHHASSEKGWTLRQEITLASKFRGKYLSIMPLGSIQCLFEKSNNHYSWKKVTTTVHNIIVGKLWIDQSGEIDVVNHKTGDRCHLKFAPYSYFSRDVPRKVTGVVTDKDGKAHYVLSGTWDEKMEFSRIMQSSKGENGTEGKQRTVYQTLKAKEIWRKNPLPEGAENMYFFSSLALTLNEAEEGVAPTDCRRRPDQRLMEDGRWDEANAAKQRLEEKQRIVRREREREAFKAASTPEEAVTEDSVNDSPSKTDAVETGTEANEALDESTHPDNYQAMWFEKLDDPVSGETLHVYKGGYWEAKEQGGWDVCPKIF, from the exons ATGTCAGAGCCGAAGTCTCCTACTCCATCCCCTGGAGACACGTACAAGGGTTGGCTTTTCAAATGGACTAACTACATTAAAGGCTACCAGAGACGCTGGTTTGTTCTGAGCAATGGACTTTTGTCTTACTACAG GACCCAGGCAGAGATGGGTCACACATGCCGAGGCACCATCAACTTGGCCACGGCCAATATTGCTGTGGAGGACTCGTGCAATTTTGTTATTTCCAACGGAGGTGCGCAGACCTACCACTTGAAGGCCAGCTCAGAAGTAGAGCGGCAGCGATGGATCACCGCTCTGGAGCTCGCCAAGGCAAAGGCCGTCCACATGCAGGCTCAATCTG ATGACTCGGGTGATGACTGTCCTGCAGTGCCCGCCACCTCAGGACAGGGGGGAGGCTGCCGCAACTTAGAAATCCAGTCCACACTTCGCACACTCGGCAGCAAGGTGGAGGACCTCAACACCTGCAATGATCTCATTGTCAAGCATGGGTCTGCACTCCAAAG GTCTTTGTCGGAACTGGAGGGGATTCGTGTCGCAGGAGACATGGGGGAAAAGATGAGACAAGTTACAGAGAGAGCCACACTGTTCAGAATCACCTCCAATGCCATGATTAAT GCATGTAGAGACTTCCTCTCCCTGGCCCAGAACCACAGTAAGCGCTGGCAGAAGGCCCTACAGGTTGAGCGAGACCAAAGGATCCGGCTGGAGGAGACTCTGGAGCAGCTGGCCAAACAGCACAATCACTTGGAAAGAGCGTTCAGAGGAGCCACAGTTCTCCCCCCCTCATTCAGCAATCCCGCCTTAGCTCACAAAG ACAAAAAAGGCGATGCCAGTGACGAGGAAGATGACAATGAGTTCTTCGATGCGATGGAAGAGCCAGCAGAGTTTATCACCGTCCCTGCCGACCCCAAGTATCACAG GAGATCTGGCAGCAACGCCAGTGGGTTCAGCAGTGAGATTGGCATGGAAGATCAGTCCGTAAAT TTTGATGAACTGTCTTTGGCATCCAACCCAGAGTCGCCGCAGCCCCTTGAGCTAGAGCCCGTTCGACAGAGGCGGACTCGTATCCCCGACAAGCCCAACTATTACCTCAATCTGTGGAGCATCATGAAGAATTGTATTGGAAAGGAGCTCTCAAAGATACCAATGCCT GTGAATTTCAATGAGCCCCTCTCAATGCTGCAACGTCTTTCTGAAGACCTGGAGTACTACGAGCTGCTGGATAAGGCTTCTAAAAGTCAGAGCTCTCTGGAGCAGATGTGTTATGTAGCTGCTTTCACCGTCTCCTCCTACTCCACCACTGTCCACCGCACGGGGAAACCCTTCAATCCTCTGCTGGGAGAAACGTTTGAGCTCGATAGGCTAAAAGAATGTGGCTACCGCTCCCTCTGTGAACAG GTGAGTCACCACccacctgctgctgctcaccATGCCAGCTCTGAAAAGGGCTGGACCCTCAGACAAGAGATTACCCTGGCCAGCAAGTTTAGAGGAAAATATCTCTCCATCATgcctttgg gtTCTATCCAGTGTTTATTTGAAAAGAGCAACAATCACTACTCTTGGAAGAAAGTGACGACAACTGTACACAACATCATTGTTGGAAAGTTATGGATTGACCAG tCAGGGGAGATCGATGTGGTGAACCACAAGACAGGAGATCGCTGCCACCTTAAGTTTGCTCCCTATAGTTACTTCTCCAGAGATGTACCAAGAAAG GTAACGGGAGTCGTAACCGATAAGGATGGGAAGGCCCATTACGTGCTTTCAGGAACCTGGGATGAGAAGATGGAGTTTTCCAGGATAATGCAGAGCAGTAAAGGCGAGAACGGCACCGAAGGCAAACAGAGGACCGTCTATCAGACCCTCAAAGCCAAAGAAATCTGGAGAAAGAACCCCTTACC CGAGGGAGCGGAGAACATGTACTTCTTCTCCTCGCTGGCCTTGACGCTCAATGAGGCTGAAGAGGGGGTGGCGCCGACGGACTGCCGACGGCGCCCTGACCAGAGGTTGATGGAGGACGGCCGTTGGGACGAGGCGAACGCAGCGAAACAGCGGCTCGAAGAGAAACAGCGCATCGTCCGccgagaaagggagagggaggcttTCAAAGCAGCCAGCACGCCGGAGGAAg CTGTCACTGAGGATTCAGTCAATGATTCACCCTCGAAAA CTGATGCAGTGGAGACTGGCACAGAAGCAAATGAGGCTTTGGATGAAA GCACCCATCCAGACAACTACCAAGCGATGTGGTTTGAGAAGTTGGACGACCCCGTGTCCGGAGAGACCTTGCACGTCTACAAGGGCGGTTACTGGGAGGCGAAGGAACAAGGCGGCTGGGACGTGTGCCCTAAAATCTTCTGA
- the LOC130190059 gene encoding oxysterol-binding protein 1-like isoform X10, translating to MSEPKSPTPSPGDTYKGWLFKWTNYIKGYQRRWFVLSNGLLSYYRTQAEMGHTCRGTINLATANIAVEDSCNFVISNGGAQTYHLKASSEVERQRWITALELAKAKAVHMQAQSDDSGDDCPAVPATSGQGGGCRNLEIQSTLRTLGSKVEDLNTCNDLIVKHGSALQRSLSELEGIRVAGDMGEKMRQVTERATLFRITSNAMINACRDFLSLAQNHSKRWQKALQVERDQRIRLEETLEQLAKQHNHLERAFRGATVLPPSFSNPALAHKDKKGDASDEEDDNEFFDAMEEPAEFITVPADPKYHRRSGSNASGFSSEIGMEDQSVNFDELSLASNPESPQPLELEPVRQRRTRIPDKPNYYLNLWSIMKNCIGKELSKIPMPVNFNEPLSMLQRLSEDLEYYELLDKASKSQSSLEQMCYVAAFTVSSYSTTVHRTGKPFNPLLGETFELDRLKECGYRSLCEQVSHHPPAAAHHASSEKGWTLRQEITLASKFRGKYLSIMPLGSIQCLFEKSNNHYSWKKVTTTVHNIIVGKLWIDQSGEIDVVNHKTGDRCHLKFAPYSYFSRDVPRKVTGVVTDKDGKAHYVLSGTWDEKMEFSRIMQSSKGENGTEGKQRTVYQTLKAKEIWRKNPLPEGAENMYFFSSLALTLNEAEEGVAPTDCRRRPDQRLMEDGRWDEANAAKQRLEEKQRIVRREREREAFKAASTPEEADAVETGTEANEALDESTHPDNYQAMWFEKLDDPVSGETLHVYKGGYWEAKEQGGWDVCPKIF from the exons ATGTCAGAGCCGAAGTCTCCTACTCCATCCCCTGGAGACACGTACAAGGGTTGGCTTTTCAAATGGACTAACTACATTAAAGGCTACCAGAGACGCTGGTTTGTTCTGAGCAATGGACTTTTGTCTTACTACAG GACCCAGGCAGAGATGGGTCACACATGCCGAGGCACCATCAACTTGGCCACGGCCAATATTGCTGTGGAGGACTCGTGCAATTTTGTTATTTCCAACGGAGGTGCGCAGACCTACCACTTGAAGGCCAGCTCAGAAGTAGAGCGGCAGCGATGGATCACCGCTCTGGAGCTCGCCAAGGCAAAGGCCGTCCACATGCAGGCTCAATCTG ATGACTCGGGTGATGACTGTCCTGCAGTGCCCGCCACCTCAGGACAGGGGGGAGGCTGCCGCAACTTAGAAATCCAGTCCACACTTCGCACACTCGGCAGCAAGGTGGAGGACCTCAACACCTGCAATGATCTCATTGTCAAGCATGGGTCTGCACTCCAAAG GTCTTTGTCGGAACTGGAGGGGATTCGTGTCGCAGGAGACATGGGGGAAAAGATGAGACAAGTTACAGAGAGAGCCACACTGTTCAGAATCACCTCCAATGCCATGATTAAT GCATGTAGAGACTTCCTCTCCCTGGCCCAGAACCACAGTAAGCGCTGGCAGAAGGCCCTACAGGTTGAGCGAGACCAAAGGATCCGGCTGGAGGAGACTCTGGAGCAGCTGGCCAAACAGCACAATCACTTGGAAAGAGCGTTCAGAGGAGCCACAGTTCTCCCCCCCTCATTCAGCAATCCCGCCTTAGCTCACAAAG ACAAAAAAGGCGATGCCAGTGACGAGGAAGATGACAATGAGTTCTTCGATGCGATGGAAGAGCCAGCAGAGTTTATCACCGTCCCTGCCGACCCCAAGTATCACAG GAGATCTGGCAGCAACGCCAGTGGGTTCAGCAGTGAGATTGGCATGGAAGATCAGTCCGTAAAT TTTGATGAACTGTCTTTGGCATCCAACCCAGAGTCGCCGCAGCCCCTTGAGCTAGAGCCCGTTCGACAGAGGCGGACTCGTATCCCCGACAAGCCCAACTATTACCTCAATCTGTGGAGCATCATGAAGAATTGTATTGGAAAGGAGCTCTCAAAGATACCAATGCCT GTGAATTTCAATGAGCCCCTCTCAATGCTGCAACGTCTTTCTGAAGACCTGGAGTACTACGAGCTGCTGGATAAGGCTTCTAAAAGTCAGAGCTCTCTGGAGCAGATGTGTTATGTAGCTGCTTTCACCGTCTCCTCCTACTCCACCACTGTCCACCGCACGGGGAAACCCTTCAATCCTCTGCTGGGAGAAACGTTTGAGCTCGATAGGCTAAAAGAATGTGGCTACCGCTCCCTCTGTGAACAG GTGAGTCACCACccacctgctgctgctcaccATGCCAGCTCTGAAAAGGGCTGGACCCTCAGACAAGAGATTACCCTGGCCAGCAAGTTTAGAGGAAAATATCTCTCCATCATgcctttgg gtTCTATCCAGTGTTTATTTGAAAAGAGCAACAATCACTACTCTTGGAAGAAAGTGACGACAACTGTACACAACATCATTGTTGGAAAGTTATGGATTGACCAG tCAGGGGAGATCGATGTGGTGAACCACAAGACAGGAGATCGCTGCCACCTTAAGTTTGCTCCCTATAGTTACTTCTCCAGAGATGTACCAAGAAAG GTAACGGGAGTCGTAACCGATAAGGATGGGAAGGCCCATTACGTGCTTTCAGGAACCTGGGATGAGAAGATGGAGTTTTCCAGGATAATGCAGAGCAGTAAAGGCGAGAACGGCACCGAAGGCAAACAGAGGACCGTCTATCAGACCCTCAAAGCCAAAGAAATCTGGAGAAAGAACCCCTTACC CGAGGGAGCGGAGAACATGTACTTCTTCTCCTCGCTGGCCTTGACGCTCAATGAGGCTGAAGAGGGGGTGGCGCCGACGGACTGCCGACGGCGCCCTGACCAGAGGTTGATGGAGGACGGCCGTTGGGACGAGGCGAACGCAGCGAAACAGCGGCTCGAAGAGAAACAGCGCATCGTCCGccgagaaagggagagggaggcttTCAAAGCAGCCAGCACGCCGGAGGAAg CTGATGCAGTGGAGACTGGCACAGAAGCAAATGAGGCTTTGGATGAAA GCACCCATCCAGACAACTACCAAGCGATGTGGTTTGAGAAGTTGGACGACCCCGTGTCCGGAGAGACCTTGCACGTCTACAAGGGCGGTTACTGGGAGGCGAAGGAACAAGGCGGCTGGGACGTGTGCCCTAAAATCTTCTGA